From the Ochotona princeps isolate mOchPri1 chromosome 26, mOchPri1.hap1, whole genome shotgun sequence genome, the window tatcttaagTTTTCTagcattggatgctgaaggatggtCAGCTGCAGATCTTCATTGGAATTTGTCTCGAGAGCAGAAGGGTTATTATCATGTGGAAGGCTCCCTTGATGGTCAGTGGCAAAGCCAAGATCCTGTCCTCATGTGGGggggaggattggtttgtgtttttccagaaaatgAAAACGGTCCACGATgaattcctgagaggcttgtccggcaagctcctgttgctgagtcttgtgaaaacTTGGGTACTCGACATGGTGGTGGTATTTGAGTTGGAAGATCGATGGGataagcaagtatattaggcctttatacaatatataagtatattagtatattgttaagaacttccccacttttttttttctttctcctatgaGCACCGAGGTCCTGTTTCCCGCCTTTTCCATGTGGCAACTTTGTGGGGAATGGGCatgcactgcacacacacaccctttttttccttattaaggGAGGCAATTATTCCTGTGGAAATTATTAGTCCAATCACTCCTCTGGATTTGAGGACtcactcacgtgggtgaaccttaACTCCTTGAATTTTAAACCTGTGTCCGCCTGTGTTATCCCcgtttttctctcttacatacAGAAAACGTCTCTGAAGTAAATTGCACCGGGGCCAGCTGCACCCTAACAGCATGTTGGAATGGCAATGGTGATACTGCTGTTGTCATGTGCCTTCccggaatcctgcctgtgcctgtcggGGCTAACGGaaaggcctctgttggcctgataaggcgTAAAAAAGACTTTAGCATAACATTGACCACCATAGCCAGCATTGCTGTGGCgtcagcagccaccaccacagcagcagtGACCCTAGGACACCCTACAGCTACTGCTGAGACCATGAACAAGCTTGCAGAACTGACTGCCTGAGCTATGGAACAACAGAACTTTATTAATGAACACATGTGGGTGGGCATGTTTACGTTGTAACAgcaggttgatttgttggcagaggAGCAGCAGATGTTGTGggatatggtcagggcctcttgttccccatcatatgtctttatgtatgtaacacatgtgcaagtgcaaaatgtttcccaagcccaggaactgctgtctgcttattgctaccgagctaaagatactcctagccatggaacagagTTACCAGCTTCTCCAAGTATCATTTATGCAGCTGCTACAGGCAACGCATTGAACGGCAGCCAGTGACTGGTGAGATGTACCAGGTattgaccaacctaagacaggggctccgtcaTGTTTTGGAGATTCCTGAAGATGGTTAAGGCTGatgacctgagagtccacaacataagacaggcgcattcaagtctgctttaaaacaaattttgggGACCTggtgtgggctaaggagttgattagtgctcattgagctgggcaggaacaAGAACTGGCCTTGTGGCTTAAAacgcctagactaattggactcatctgtatccaatttcctggctGAGTTAggacgggggtgggggagagtatataaggagagatgaaggagcaataaagtgtgactttgcagagacttccaccatcactggtctcctgttggtgcttcatccccagaccctctccctgtccacgttacttgCTCTGCTGGTTGGAGtagatgaaaactacaaaacgtTTTTTAAGAAGAGCTAGAAAAAGACGTTAAAAGCTGGAGAAACTTCCCATGTTCCCGGATccgcaggatcaacatcatcatgTTCATAttgccaaaagtaatatacagattcaatgcaatcccaatcaaactcacaacatttttctcagaaatagagaagatataaaagttcatttggaaacacaagaaaccatGAAAAGCCAAAGCtacctgaagaataaaaaccaagcagGAGAATCACAAATCCAGACTTCAAGATCAAGATGGTAGAacagagtaaggacacatttaaacaggcaGAGAATCATTacccaggatgaagcagagagggcacattccaggaaataggaaaggacaggccATTGGCAGAgcggcacctggagactgacggacACTGGACAGCAACAGAGACAATGGcctggtgttgcagtgaccagatacctcaGTGACAGTCACCAAGTGGTGATCTGAGTTGCAATGAGCCCCACTGGTGGCTGGAGCTCCactagcagccaggtgggaaggggagttcactgggagctcaggaggtgaacacaaagaactgcctgttctgctgatttatttgattcaaccaggaaaacagacagagcagcagatcccaaacaagtGGTGGAGGAACAGGGTGGGACTCATAGTCCAGACCCCAAAAGAGTGCATTGGATGCCATTTTGTAGAGGAGGCAAAGGCTTTGGGCAAAGCCTCAgtgcatgcactgaactgggagtgaacttcTTTCtggctcagtacattgcactgacATGGCAaactacaggttctacccaaaataggtccagggaGCCTCAAGCCCTAATGGTCAGCAGATCCACAACTCCACGAGTGCACACCTGGCGtctttttgtacagtgtggcattTGCTaacttgggagtgaactcactttcaGCTCAGGTGCACTGCATTGGCCCCACAggtaaaataatactgactttggcatcctatgcgtcaaaataggtctggatgaccctcagacctaacagccagcaggttacGGGAAGATCAGtcccaccaacaacctaattatttaggacacctggtgtctccctaatcctggtaactgcttgaatcagaagtgggagaaagtttgtatagacaatggtgcagtctcagcatgggatcacaagaggtggagagtggtgagaagaccgtggtggaagcctaacacaagagcccagacctgaaactcattGGAAGGAATGGCACAGTGAGTGCAAAGACCTGGGTACCAACCGCAATGAGtaaaatcaacttgtagacctgtgagtgacacggCATAGAAACCAGCACACTGATaagactttgctaaccagaagtacaatgaccaagagcaaaagaagagacagaggcacaatgaatattactgaatactcccatgcaaaggagcaaaggcttttgccaacctcagagttaactgaggaatacatcatgGAAATGGGGGttatagaattcagaaaactcattataaagcttcttatcaacaatgaggagcacatgcaggaattgaaggaatatgtcacacaggaagtaGCAACACAGGAACAAAATCAAGCCGAATTATGGGAAaggaaggacacaatagagcaaattaaaaattcagtggagagtctcaataataaaatgaaggaggcagaagaaagaatatcagaattggaagacagtTCTTGTCACAGtggagaaacaatcaaaaagctggaagcagagctaggtcaagctaaaaaaaaattcaagaattaagaggctctattaaaaggccaaataaagaGTTAcaagagttccagaaggtgcagaaagagaagctgtatTTAGTacctgtataatggagactatcatatccagatgtgaagatacaatgcaatatgcatctctacttccagaccaaagatagaCTCAGAATAAAACTGTTagatttatcttgacaataggatgctggattctgtgcCATGTCCAGGCCCGGAACAATGGACTTACAACTCTTTATGAAGAATAATAGTATTATAATAATATCCGGGAAATCGGTGTGTGGGTGGAGGGGATTTAGAGAGGGGCTTAGGGATTTACAGAGGAggttagggaaatcccagggcctatggaactgtatcataaaataataattatttttaaagaatacacACTACAGgtatagccaactaatccttgacaagaaaatggaaaacaatccagggaaaaagcctggtctcttcaataaatgctgttaggacaactggatagcagcctgccaACATGACCAACGAAATCCCCATCcatcaccttatacaaaaaccaTCTCTAagggatcaaggacctaaatctgcacccagaaatcatcaaacgattaaaggaaaacatgggaagcactctccaagatataggtgTGAGGAAAGACTTCTTGAACAAGAcatcaaaagcacaggtagtcaaagacAACTAAAAAAATGGGACTACAATCAAACCAAAAAGTTTCTACACAGCAAgcgaaacaatcaacaaagtgaagaagaaatCAACAGACTGGAAGAGAATCTTTGCACCCTAACACAACAgctaggggactaatatccaggatttacaaggaacttcagaaactcagtgacagaaaacaaacagacaacaacatcaacaaaaacaGCTCAGTGATGAAATGGGGAAAGGaattgaacagattttttttttttcaaaagaacaaatgcaaatggctaatagacatacaaGAAAAAGGCCAGGCTCCCTAGCTGCCAGGCAGATACAAaggaaaaccacgttgaggttccacctaacaaTGATGAGACTGgcaacattcagaactctactaacaacacttgctgacgtggatgtggagagaaaggtaacCTCCTCCACTGTTTGTAGTACaaacactatggaagtcagtatggagagtgctaagagaactgcaaataagCCTGCCACATgacccactgctgggaatatatgcaaaggaaatgagataTGCATACGAGAAAGGaatttgtaatcctatattcacaaccttgtgaaggactatgctactgttAAAATAttgaggaaatcagtgagggagagggagtttggggaggggacaagggaaatcccagagcctatgaaattatattataaaaattatattataaaataaaagtgaaataaaacaaacaaaaaagagtatTAATCCATCATGAGGTGCCATTCATTCTcacagttttaaaatgtaaaatccaaCACAGTATAAAATTGGACTACCAAAGGAACGACGGCTGGAGTCATCACTagagaatactattcagccatgaggaagaatgaaatcttgtcctTTGCAATCAAATGGATTCAACTGGAAACCACTAAGCAGAACAAAATAAATTAGtcctcaaaagacaaatatcctaTGTTTTCCCTAATCTGTGAAAACTAATTCATAGGttacaaacaaaaatgtaatctatgGATGCAAGAGTGACattctgggatttgattattgcaTACAGCCTCCGTTTTTACTTCCAATGATAGCAGGtttttttcagttttggtttgttttgttctttgccAGTACTATTTTCTACATGACATGCTGCTGAGGTCAATACCTAATGTAGTGTTAAACTTGTGATTGAAAAGTGAAATGAAGCACGCTATTGGAAACATTAGAAAAACATACAAAAGGAAGAGGGTAGGTGGAGAgagtgggcaggagggaaggtaTGAGAAGCATCACTCAGCTGCTAGATTTGTATCATGGTATAAGCAAAATTTgccagaataaagaaaaatagatttaaaaaacaaaataacaataataaaaacatacacaTCACACTTGGAAAAGTAAAACATCTTATTCACTTATTGAGAGGATTCAGATATGTTAACGCTCGGTATCATGATTGGAAAACATAATGGATAGTATATCTTAGGTTACTATTAATCCATCACGAGGTGCCACGTACTCtttacagttttaaaaagtaaaattcagCACAGTTTAAAATTGTACTATCAAAGGATGAATAACAGCCTTTTGTTAACTGATTATAATGTAACAAATGTTAAagcatgaaaaaataaagaaagttgGAATATCGCCAAAGATGTCACCATGGACTGCTAGAAAGCTAAAGGTATTTTAATGGTCAAAAACTAagacaggaggagaaaaaaaggagatgAAGTTTAACTTGGTGATTCCCCTgtgtccaagaaaaaaaaaacagtttacatACAATGCTATTTGTTATTGTTTTGAAATATTAAGACGATAATGTCTAAGGTAGCGTCAAAGAGAAATTGAAGTCAGACTCTATCAAAAAGACATCACTTGGAAGCTTTGTGGCAAATAAGGCCACTGGAGACCATCTACCTACCTACCACAGGATAGACTCAGATACTTGAAGGAAGCAGAAAGTGAAGCTTTCATTATTGTCTGGTCTTGAGAGCAGGGATCAGATAGTGAAAACAGATATGGCCCAGAGAAATTGACATAATCTTCTGCTCTGTGAGCCAGTCCCTGTCCCCTCTGCTCtatagttaaaaaataaaaacatagcaGCAGCCATGTTGTGAACTGGGGCAAAGGCACTGGAATAGCAACAATAGAGAGTTGCTCATACGCTGCTAAGTCAGCAGAAAATTCACTCCTGGTAATACTTTCTCGGCATCCCATCATTTCCATCCAAAACAGATGTGGGCAGCATCCAGACCTAGCTGCCAGTAGGTACCAGCAAGAAGAGCTCCATGGGCAcgcaggtgggaaggggagttcatcaGGATTTCAGAAGGGGAACCCAGCAACAGAACTGTGggtcctgctgctctccctgctccTAACACGggtagaagcagagtggcagagcccagaaAGTCAGCTGTAGGAAAGGGTGGATTTTACAGGCCCACTCCCACCAGCCCAACATCGGGTGCCATTTTTGAACTGGGGCAATGGTGCTGGAGGaaggacaatagtgagctgcgcatgtgctaacCCAGGGAAGATTTGACTCCTGGCTTAACACATTGTGCCAGCCCAACCAACGAAACAATGACAACTCCGCCTCACACAAGCTGCATCCAAAATAAGTCCAGGTTGCCTTTAGACCTAATTGTCAGCAGGTTCCGgcaagagagggaagggaaaaatgCTTATAACAGGCACAATTGACAACCCTGTGAcctaggacacttggtgtctcctgAAACAGGAACTGCAGAAAGGCTACCTGCCTCAGCAATGCTGGGTTCACGGGCCTGGGACTGAATCTTGCTGGAGTGGCACAAGCAACAGCAGAGTGGTCACTAGACAGAATCATAGAAACAACCCAGttgtccatcaaaagaggaatggagtAAAGAAACTCTGCCACATCTACTCTAcagaatgctactcagccattaaaaaagatgaaatccaACCATTTACatcaaaatggtcccaactagaggaCTGTTATGCTGATTGAAATcagccaatcctaaaaggacaaatatcatatgttctctctgatataaggtaaccttcacgcaaaatacaaaGATCAACAGATAAATAAGTAAGCATGTACATActtatatttatctagaggatctgtGTATTGAAGGCAAGTGtaccatgaagtggagatacactgtggtgtgcatctctacttctgaatcaaaggcggactcccaatgaaactgtcaaatatatcttgacactaggatgctggactttagaCCATtctctatgcctacaatgtcaggatgcacttaaagaGAAGAACGATGCACCTGTGattgttgttgagggactaaactatggttacaatatagggggaaacagtgggagggaaggggatttaaAGGCAAATTCcggagcctaaggaactgtatcgtGAACAATAAacaatttcaataaaaaaaagtctgaaaaagaaaacaagaaagagacaAATTCAGCTCTTTGTATCCATACTACACAGAGGTTCCTCTCCCAAGTTCTTCAACCAATGAGGAACTTGGGAGATAGAATCTAAACCAGATAGAGTGCCTAAAACAGGGTTGGGGGATAGGAGATCAGTTTTTCTGTGCAGGCAACAGGCATGCAGCAGTTACAGATTATAATTACTAAACAAGAGACAAAGATTACAAGTGATGAAAGGTTTCCAAGCAAGCTAAACAATTGGTCTCTTTCAGGGTTTTTGGAACTTTCTATCCTACCTGCCACTGAGAGCTAGATTGAGGGCTTCACTACAGTTAAGATAAACCCTTTATGAAAATGCATAAGGACACTTTTTTGGGCatggcatgatagcgtaatggttaaggtccttgccttgaatgcgccaggatcctatatgggtgccggttctaatcccggcatctccacttcccatccagctccctgcttgtgggcatgggaaagtagtcgaggacggcccaaattcttgggaccctgcacccacatgggaactccggaaagaagttcctggctcctggattcggattggcacagcactggccattgcggccacttggagactgaatcatcagatggaagatcttcctctctgtctctcctcctctctgtacatctgccttccaataaaataaataaatcttaaaaaaacacacacacataaggacatttttcacaatatacaaagataaaacaaaaggtatgtggaaaatggaattaaacaatgAGTTTACTGTGAggttgaaatacagatttttcaTAGTATGAGTTTTCATGTATTATAAGACCCCAAATAGGCATAGGCTTAAGTAATTTTGTAGAAAAGTAAACTGTGTTGgatttattttccacaaactctttgaagtgCCCTCCTTTATACCATTTAATTATGCACACAAATTTAGTGAGTTTTGCCTAGAAAGTATCAGATTAATCAAAGCAACGGATGTATATTTCCCATTACTCCAAGAATATTTACCTTTCTGTCCTTCACTTCCCCTACCCtgaaacatcattttaaaatttcatttcttttaaataacaAGGAAgaattgtttaaattttattttcattaaaggcagagggagaggcacagagagatcttgcatccaccagttcactcccccaaatggcctcaaaccAAAGCTGggaaaatccaaagccaggaaccaggtgtttcaaggtctcccatgtgggtccagggtcacAGAAACTTGCTCCATACtctcctgcattcccaggccagaagcagggagctggatcagaagtggagcagctgggaaagaacctgcatccataagggatgctgtacttggtggtggaggattagctagttgaaccattgcaccagtaCCCCACGCAGACATCTAGGAACAGAGATTACACAATCAATCCAGACATTTGCTGAGACCACTCTACATTGTTATTCTCATTCAGCCACATCTTTTTTATAGCACAATGTCTATGAGACTCATTCTTACTGATGTGACAGATTATTCATCTTATTAGAAAGAATAATTCCACTGAATACACAGAGTGAATTGTATACTCATTCATTGGTTacagattgatttctttttattggaaaggcagatctacagagagaaggtgagtctgacagaaaaatcttccactgttggttcactctccaagtgacctcagtggctggaactgaggtgatccaaagccaggagtgaggaacttgTTCCAGGCTCCCACATAGCTGCACAATTCCATCcaatactgctttccctggccacaaacaggaagttagatgggaaatgcagcatcaggacacaaagcagcaccaatatgggatgtgtaCAAAGGTGCGGATTTAGACCATGAACCTTCAGTCAGGGTCCTATCTGTTCATATTAAAGTTGGATGTTTATTCTCTACATCACGAAAGTACCTTAAAAAGACTGCAACTGAAAAACATTGATCTTACTGATAACACTGGCTTAACAAGAGGGGAAAAACATGTTGTGTGGCTTAATTTTCAACTTGTAACATTTGTTTACTCTTACTTTCCATCTATCACTACCCAATCATTCCAGTTCTATAAGCACAAACTCTCCTCAAGAATTcgtataagaaaaaaaacttgtcaCCAATTTCACCAGTATGTACAGGTCCTTCTCAAAATCATTTGACTCAATGTTTCCCAATTTCCCCACATTTGGGCCTCTTTCCTAACACCTCTGGCCTCAAGGTCCCTACTTCACTGTTCATAAAGTCCCCCTGATGTGTGCCCCATGATTGTTATGTAATAGTGACAATTCTCCTTCACCACTCAGGCTGTGGCctcactctgctctgctctgctcacaACAGTCCTGCTGGGAAAGGTGATGCTTTAGGGATAGTCTTGTCCACCTGCCACGTGACTGTGTTGGATTTGGTCACTGGCTGCCTCACTCATGGGGCCTGCCCGCACTCAGGCCCCCATAAAAGGTGCTCTCTGGTTACCTGTATTCTGGGCATTCCTGTTCCCCGTCAGCTGCTCCCACACACCCCCAGGATGGCGCTTTGCTGCTTCTGAAATTGTGATCCCGAGGAAGGTgacccaaaggacaaatacattTGAGAAACCAGACCAACTCTCCTACAGCATGCGCTTCCGGGGAAGAAGACATGTGCTCCACATGAAGCTCAAGAGGAACTTGGTGCCCAGAAACTTTCCTATTGTTACTAACGATGACCAGGGTGCCATGCAGGAAGACTACCCATTTGTCCCCCGAGACTGTTACTACTACAgctacctggaagaggttcctgggtccatGGCCACACTGGACACCTGCCATGGAGGTCTGCGTGGCATGCTGCAGGTAGATGATGTCACCTATGAAATCAAACCGCTGGAAGCTTCTTCAACATTTGAGCATGTGGTTTCCATACTTGTgtcagaagaaagagaagaagaggatAAACACTGTAAGATTAAATCAGAGGACATCAGTCAAGCCTTTGAAGAGGAGCTTCCTGCTGGAACTCCTAGAGCAGGTCCTGCTTATCTGTGGCAGATACATTATAAGCTCATGAGACTGCACTATACTATTTCCAACTCTTTGTGGATTAAGGATCGTAATCAAACTCGAGCAATAGAGAGTGTTTTCCTTATAAATAATATTATACATTCCATCTATAGGCCAACATCCCTAAATTGTGCCATACGTGTTTTATGCATTTGGACTGGAGAGGATCCGGTGAACCTATATTCTACCATAAGTACTACCATTACCGTACACTCTTTTGGCTTATGGAAACTGTATAACATGTATGATGCTATTCCACATTCGACTTCATTACTTTACACAGGACACCGCATTGCACACCTTTATTATTATGCGAGCCAAGGTGGAATATGCAATCCTAACTGGGGAGCCGGATACGTGTTTGTAGCACACTACCACATATTTGTGGCTGCGACTATTTCAGCACATACATTAGGTCACAGCATTGGAATGGAGCATGATGGACAGGAGTGCCGCTGTTTCCGAAGAACTAGTTGTGTCATGTCTCCCAAGCCTGGTCTTCAGGATACAATGAGTAACTGCTCCTATCAGCATGTATATACACGTATTGTTTTCTGGGATCCTTGCTTGAGTGAACCAAATGTCCCATATGGTAATTTTCCATATGTAGTTCCTCGTTGTGGAGACAAGATAATAAATGAAGATGAGGAATGTGATTGCGGTTCCTTTAAAGAGTGCACGCCAAATATGTGTTGTGATACTAACTGTTATTTCACCCTTGGCAGTGATTGTGACCACACTTCTTGTTGCAATAAGGACTGCAAACTTTCTTCTCCTGGAGTGCTTTGCAGAGACACCCGTGGTATTTGTGATCTGCCAGAATATTGTGATGGGAGATCAGAAGAATGTCCACGTGACTTTTACATCCAGGATGGAACCCCATGTTCACCTGTAGCCGTCTGTATCAGAGGAAACTGCAGTGACCGCAATATGCAGTGCCAGGCCCTTTTTGGATACCAAATAGGTGATGCCCCACAAGCATGCTATGACAAACTGAATATCATAGGTGACCGATTTGGAAACTGTGGGGTTAAGTTGCAAAGAGGGGGAACCAAACCTTTTAAATGTGAAGAAGATGATGTTTTATGTGGAATGCTGCACTGTGGTGGAGTCAAGCGAATACCTGGTGGAGGGAAACACACTACTTTTAGACGCTTATTAGTTCAAGATGTTAAGCAAGAAGAATGCTTTGGTTACGATGCACACCAAGGGGCAGAATTGCCAGAAATGGGGCTTGTACTTGATGGGGCAACATGTGGTCCTGCTAAATATTGTCTAAACCAGAACTGCACTTTTCACGAGGACTTACATTTTGATTGTGATGTGAAGACATGCAATTTCAAAGGAGTgtgtaacagcaacaaaaactgtCATTGCATGCGTGGCTGGAAACCACCAAAATGTGATACACTCGGAACAGGTGGTAGTGTAGACAGTGGCCCTATACCTGACAGAGACCCCGGTATTCAATCCAGGATTCGTGAAACTTACAACATTGAATTGATTCTAACACTTGCTCGTTCAGGCTCATTTTTGTTCACAGTACTCATTGGTGCCCTTACAACAGCAAAACGGCacatagagaaaaaaatattgaaagatgAATATGAAAGTGATGACTTCTTGTAAATATCACTGGGCATCCTCACATGGAGTAATTCTACACTGACAACCCCCATGTCCTCTAGCCGTTTGGAGGGATTAACCTTGAAATAAACTCACATCTTAATAAAGACAGTGAACACTGTCACTCGCAACATATTTTATGATGTGGTCATGCTTTTTTACTTTTGCAGGTGAGCCAGAAAATCTTAGATTCAATAAGAGCAACTGGGCTTACTAAAAATTCATGTTTAAGATATTCTAGAAGCACCTGTTGCAACTTCTGTCTGCTTTAGCACAGACTCGGTTAAACACAGTAGACAGAGTCTAACAAAAGCTTTTCAAATAGTCATTCGTTCATTCTCTCTTTTATTGCTACTGCTGAACAACAAGCATAAGCAACATTTGTTTGTGACACAGAATGAGGAAAGTTTTCTTGACATAGGCAGGTTAAATTTCAACATAGGCTCTACCAACATCTCTTTCTGTGCCCCTAAAATCTTACTTTTAAAGTTTGCAGGATCACACTATAGTCGGGAATCAGGGGAGAATGCCTTCACCATAGTTATAAGATGgtcaaaagaaagcaagaaaggccTAGAACTTTAGGGATTGCATCTTTGCATACTGAAACCAGCTTCATTATTAGTCATTGCTATTCCTCAGTTGAGTTAAGCCTACAGTATTTCCAGCATCAGTTTTCccatttatctttattgtaaaaTGATCATACAAAGGAGCCATTGATTGCCAATCAATTGTTTCATAGGGCCTCTGTACATTGATGTTATAAGATCTCACGTTTAAAATCTCAGGAATTACCAAAACATTGCTTGGCCATACTCACGGAAGGAATTAGCTAACTTCGGTTCATGTCTAAACACAAAAATTTATCTGATGTCGGCAGAAATACATTCACTCGGAAAAAAGTAAACTAGAACAGGGTATGATAAGCAGTAAGGATGACAATCCTCCTGTTTCAATAGCTTGGTTTTGGTCCATCTGAAAACAGCCAATGTACACGAGGtgggagaaggaagcagaagcTGAGAATCAACAGGTGTGCCACCTACGACTCGGGGTTGTAGAGCTCTGTTGGCCAGCACTTCCAGTGCAAGTGGCTCATCTAGTGGGGAAACCAGGACGTTCATGGCCTGACAGACCCGAGTCCCTGTTCACTGAGCCTTCCAAAAGGCTTGTTTGCTGCTTCTGTATCTGATGGCAAAATTGGTTAAGTCAAGGCTGGTTGATCGCTTAATAAACAGGGCTATTTATTTGCCATAGAaaggctattactgaaatgagaaCATGCTCTTCGAGcaatcctgacaatctcttagtgcgaggtcatatgcacagagcagaagg encodes:
- the LOC131478006 gene encoding disintegrin and metalloproteinase domain-containing protein 20-like — encoded protein: MGPARTQAPIKGALWLPVFWAFLFPVSCSHTPPGWRFAASEIVIPRKVTQRTNTFEKPDQLSYSMRFRGRRHVLHMKLKRNLVPRNFPIVTNDDQGAMQEDYPFVPRDCYYYSYLEEVPGSMATLDTCHGGLRGMLQVDDVTYEIKPLEASSTFEHVVSILVSEEREEEDKHCKIKSEDISQAFEEELPAGTPRAGPAYLWQIHYKLMRLHYTISNSLWIKDRNQTRAIESVFLINNIIHSIYRPTSLNCAIRVLCIWTGEDPVNLYSTISTTITVHSFGLWKLYNMYDAIPHSTSLLYTGHRIAHLYYYASQGGICNPNWGAGYVFVAHYHIFVAATISAHTLGHSIGMEHDGQECRCFRRTSCVMSPKPGLQDTMSNCSYQHVYTRIVFWDPCLSEPNVPYGNFPYVVPRCGDKIINEDEECDCGSFKECTPNMCCDTNCYFTLGSDCDHTSCCNKDCKLSSPGVLCRDTRGICDLPEYCDGRSEECPRDFYIQDGTPCSPVAVCIRGNCSDRNMQCQALFGYQIGDAPQACYDKLNIIGDRFGNCGVKLQRGGTKPFKCEEDDVLCGMLHCGGVKRIPGGGKHTTFRRLLVQDVKQEECFGYDAHQGAELPEMGLVLDGATCGPAKYCLNQNCTFHEDLHFDCDVKTCNFKGVCNSNKNCHCMRGWKPPKCDTLGTGGSVDSGPIPDRDPGIQSRIRETYNIELILTLARSGSFLFTVLIGALTTAKRHIEKKILKDEYESDDFL